One Sodalinema gerasimenkoae IPPAS B-353 DNA segment encodes these proteins:
- the cobJ gene encoding precorrin-3B C(17)-methyltransferase — protein sequence MTVAIVVLNQTSVSLARQVAQGCADGVIYGLDRRTTGVDVSFSEFGPTLRSLFEQRIPIIGICAAGILIRTLAPVLGNKAEDPPVLAIAEDGSAVVPLLGGLQGVNDLARQIAQVLQVSPAITASGEIRFQTTLLSPPRGYRLLNDPDQAKGFIAEVLGGATVRQVGEAAWLESSQLPWSESGELTVMVRPHETGPVTPTERCLVYEKLPEQGRLAIVGTGPGCAEWMSPQVRRTLLEATDWVGYRTYLNLVESLRLPSIKRHESENRVEGDRARQALDLASTGRRVVLVSSGDPGIFAMAAAVFEVLETGKNPDWQQVEIEVCPGISAMQAAAAQVGAPLGHDFVVMSLSDILKPWSVIESRLQAAAQGDFAIALYNPVSKQRIWQLDRARELLLEWRSPSTPVVLARNLGRSGQQVRVKPLGELTAADADMRTVILIGSSQTRQVQRGEKLPWVYTPRCYGKKAIGSGQ from the coding sequence ATGACTGTTGCCATTGTTGTTTTAAATCAGACCAGTGTGTCTCTGGCGCGTCAGGTGGCCCAGGGTTGTGCTGATGGGGTCATTTATGGTCTAGACCGCCGTACAACGGGGGTGGATGTCTCGTTTTCGGAGTTTGGGCCGACGCTGCGATCGCTGTTTGAACAGAGAATCCCCATTATTGGCATTTGTGCAGCGGGGATTCTCATTCGCACCCTGGCCCCGGTGTTGGGGAATAAAGCCGAAGATCCCCCCGTGTTGGCGATCGCCGAAGATGGGAGTGCGGTGGTTCCTCTGCTGGGGGGCCTACAGGGGGTGAATGACCTGGCCCGTCAAATTGCCCAAGTTTTGCAGGTGTCCCCGGCCATTACCGCCAGTGGTGAGATTCGCTTTCAGACCACTCTGCTCTCGCCACCTCGGGGCTATCGCTTACTCAACGACCCGGACCAGGCTAAGGGGTTTATTGCTGAAGTCCTAGGGGGAGCGACGGTGCGCCAGGTGGGAGAAGCGGCCTGGCTAGAGTCGAGTCAGTTACCGTGGTCAGAGTCGGGAGAGTTAACCGTCATGGTGCGACCCCATGAGACGGGTCCGGTGACCCCCACGGAACGCTGTTTGGTCTATGAGAAACTGCCAGAACAGGGGCGTTTGGCGATTGTGGGGACGGGCCCTGGCTGTGCTGAGTGGATGTCTCCCCAGGTGCGACGAACCTTGCTAGAGGCGACAGACTGGGTGGGCTATCGGACCTATCTCAATCTCGTGGAATCCCTGCGATTGCCCTCGATTAAGCGTCATGAGTCTGAGAATCGGGTGGAGGGCGATCGCGCTCGTCAGGCCTTGGATTTGGCCTCGACTGGGCGACGGGTGGTGTTAGTCTCCTCGGGAGATCCGGGGATTTTTGCCATGGCGGCGGCCGTATTTGAGGTGTTGGAGACGGGGAAGAACCCGGATTGGCAACAAGTGGAGATTGAAGTTTGTCCGGGAATTTCTGCCATGCAGGCGGCGGCGGCTCAGGTGGGTGCGCCGCTGGGTCATGATTTTGTGGTCATGTCCCTGTCGGATATTCTCAAACCCTGGTCGGTGATTGAGTCACGGCTGCAAGCAGCGGCCCAGGGAGATTTTGCCATCGCCCTGTACAATCCCGTTTCTAAGCAGCGCATTTGGCAGTTGGACCGGGCACGGGAGCTGCTTCTGGAGTGGCGATCGCCCTCAACGCCGGTGGTTTTGGCTCGCAATTTGGGGCGATCGGGGCAACAGGTGAGGGTCAAACCTTTGGGGGAGTTGACGGCTGCTGATGCGGATATGCGGACGGTGATTTTAATCGGATCGAGTCAGACGCGCCAGGTGCAACGAGGGGAGAAGCTGCCCTGGGTGTATACGCCTCGGTGTTATGGGAAGAAGGCAATAGGCAGTGGGCAGTAG